aaatagaatttatttagttAGAAGTGCTTACCGAATGTTACAGCAGGGTATCTCAAATGATATGGGGTAGCACTCAAGGGAGAGCATGGCTTCAGCGTTTTGGAAATGTTTGTGGCATCTAAAACTccctaaaaaaattaagatatttgcaTGGAGGGCATGCCATGAAAAACTACCAACTTTCTAGAATTTAAAACTTAAACATGTGCTTGAGAATGATATTTGTGCTATATGTTCTAGTTGTGTTGAAGATGCTGCTCATGCCTTATTTTATTGCAATGATGTGAGACAAGTGTAGCTGGATTATTGTCCTGAATTAGGGGAGATTGTTTCTGATCTCTCTTTTTGGGATTTGGCAAACTTGGCTCGTGATAGAGGTTCTCCTGATGTGTTAGCTACTTTTTTGGTAGTTGCTTGGGGAATATGGAACAggagaaataaatttatttatgaggaTGCATCTCTGAATATTAATACTGCTGTTAATAATGCCTTGTCATTAAAACAAGAGTATACTAAGGTGCAGGTTTTTCCTGGGTTTGATAAAAGGATCAATCATGTTGTGTATTGGCATCCCCCTCCAATAGGTTGTCtgaaattaaatgttgatggtgCTACATTTAGTGACTCTTTTTCTGCTGGGGTTGGGGTTATTTTGAGAGATCATAATGGGGATGTTGTGGTAGCTGCTAGTAAGGTGAAAAGGGAGGTTTCTTCAGTTGAATTTATTGAAGCCATTACTTTGTTGAGAGGCCTACAACTGTGTGCTCAATGGGGAGTACCAAAAATCATATTAGAATCTGATTCTTTGATTCTTGTCAACTGTTTGAATGAAGATGTTGAGTGTCTAACGGAGTTTGATTTCCTTTTACAAGATATTCGAAGGCTTATGCATGGTTTTGAAGAAACAAGACTTGAGCATGTCCATCGATTGGGTAATGGTGCTGGCCATCAATTGGCAAGATATGCAAGGGAAGTTGAAGACATTGTTATGTGGTGGGATTCATGTCCTTCTTTTGTAAGTTAGGCCATTTGGCTTGATAAAAACTCTATTTGTAAGGACTCTTTGATATGAATGAATGTTTTgacttgttataaaaaaaaaaaaaatattaatgttataCCATAACTTCCTCATGTTTTGTTTCAATCTTTCTTTCTAGTTATAATGAAATCCATGAATTTCTAGATTTTCGGGTAGTCTTTTTTAGGTTGAACCAATTAGAAAATTTCGCCCACAAATAAGCTACAAGCCTTGGACGGGTAGGAAAGATGTGGATTTGCTCTCTTTGCTGCCGGTCATCCAATAATGCCTGGGACGCAATCTAACAATTTGAAATCAGAATAAACACTTCGAGGTACCTTGTAGGGATGCCTCCGATATTtgagggcttgtttggaaagtGAAATGATCttatctcaaaacttctcataatttcattatcAAACTGTGAGGAGAAAAGGGCCTAGGCCCAACAGTATCAAGTCACAGGGAGTAAGAAggcctcaggtccaacaagtgggAATCTAAGTAGGCCAGGGGAGCCTGGGACAAAGGCCACATGCCGAGCCCATGGCTAGCTTAGCCACCCAATAAGGCCCCGATGTCGGGCCTGAAAGAAGCTAGCGAGGGTTCAAAGGGGCCTCGGTAAGCGACCGAGCTTTGTAAAAGGTGCGTAGCGGACAACTACTACAAAGTGTAGATAATTGGGAGTGTTTAGTCACGGGCACGTTGGACCAGTGGCTCGCTGCATttaatgcatgttaagaaagccAAACACACAATGGTGTGCAGTTTGGGGCGTCAAGGAAAACACAACCTCGGCCTAACACTTGCTGTAGCAGCAGGCTAGTGGATGGTCTGACCTAGGCATGACCTGACACCCCACAATCTCGCTCCATAGTTGAGTCTAGGCAGGTATAAATACCCTGGTCCATCAGTGGGGAGAGGTTTGATTTTCCTTCTCATTCTCCTTTCACTCTACCTTCTCTATCATCAGATTATCCTCTAACTTTGGTATCGAAGAGTCCCCAAACTACAGCGGAGTCCACTCTTTTTCATCTTTGTAGGTTTCTCGAGTTGGGCCCCTGTAGACCTGCCCAAGCCGTGAAACATGACATTAACAGTGGTGTCATTTGTgggatatttttcataaaagctTGTACTTCACATGCCAGCAGCAAGACAGTTCCAAACTACACATAGTGAGGAGAACCGAAATGAAGTGATGGAGGCAAGGTTTGTAGAGATGGAAGAGATGATAAA
This genomic window from Carya illinoinensis cultivar Pawnee chromosome 7, C.illinoinensisPawnee_v1, whole genome shotgun sequence contains:
- the LOC122316201 gene encoding uncharacterized protein LOC122316201 translates to MDEAASEFATKGEIVSDLSFWDLANLARDRGSPDVLATFLVVAWGIWNRRNKFIYEDASLNINTAVNNALSLKQEYTKVQVFPGFDKRINHVVYWHPPPIGCLKLNVDGATFSDSFSAGVGVILRDHNGDVVVAASKVKREVSSVEFIEAITLLRGLQLCAQWGVPKIILESDSLILVNCLNEDVECLTEFDFLLQDIRRLMHGFEETRLEHVHRLGNGAGHQLARYAREVEDIVMWWDSCPSFLVLHMPAARQFQTTHSEENRNEVMEARFVEMEEMIKKLAEETRMPR